The proteins below are encoded in one region of Aequorivita iocasae:
- a CDS encoding TAT-variant-translocated molybdopterin oxidoreductase: MASNKKYWKSVEELKENSTIVKALQDNEFVTEIPTDEFLGDKEALESSSTTRRDFLKYVGFTTAAATLAACEGPVIKSIPYVVQPDQIVPGIANYYASTMADGFDFANVLVKTREGRPIKIERNDLVVNGGSANARVYASVLSLYDKNRLTGPMLEGAEVTWPEFDTAIAQKMNEMAGKEIVLLTQTFASPSTSKLISEFTTKYPNVRHVVYDAVSCSGALDAFQNKYGTRALPDYDFSKAEVIVSVGADFLGDWQGGSYSKGYAQGRIPKNGKMSRHIQFEANLTLTGGKADKRVPATPSQQVEILKALTGGSASGLPANIADAVAKAKAQLQKAGSKALLVTNLPDVASQTMALNFNANSEAIDVSKPLLTRQASNSEVMNVVNGVISGSIKGLITVGVDPVYSLPNAKEFAEGYQKLEMSLAFAMKQDATASLAKMVAATPHYLESWGDAQIKKGTYSLTQPTIRPLFNTRQFQDSILQWTGNTKKYYDYLKETWTASILAGGSWSQALHDGFVNSDTEVTMEEVNTTSEGAGVMEESSSNGALSFLSQEGEYDLTLYTSIGLGDGQQANNPWLQELPDPITRASWDNYLTVSAADAEALDLVNEHVSNGALNGSYVNVKLGNVVIENVPVIIQPGQAKRSVGLALGYGKTAAIQQEMQTGVNAYPLYQNFSNIQKVSIEKASGMHEFACVQLQSTMAGRSEDIIKETTLEIFNTKDKSHWNSIPVTDYDHSPISVRDEKADIWSPFEDTVGHHFNLSIDLNACTGCGACVIACHAENNVPVVGKEEVRKFRDMHWLRIDRYYSAGETFKEEIETLENLPAFDTYKVVEVPSYENPQVVFQPVMCQHCNHAPCETVCPVAATSHGRQGQNQMAYNRCVGTRYCANNCPYKVRRFNWFLYAQNDEFDYNMNNDLGRMVLNPDVVVRSRGVMEKCSMCIQITQKTILDAKREGRPIKDGEFHTACSQACETGAMVFGDVNDKESEVLKLKNNDRMYHLLENVGTKPNVFYHAIVKNTSEA, translated from the coding sequence ATGGCATCAAACAAGAAATACTGGAAAAGTGTTGAAGAGCTGAAAGAAAACAGCACAATTGTGAAGGCGCTACAGGACAATGAGTTTGTAACCGAAATACCTACAGACGAGTTCCTAGGCGATAAAGAAGCATTGGAATCTTCTTCCACCACACGTCGTGATTTCCTAAAATATGTGGGCTTTACTACGGCAGCTGCAACTTTGGCGGCCTGTGAAGGACCTGTAATTAAGTCAATCCCATACGTTGTTCAGCCTGATCAGATTGTTCCGGGTATCGCGAACTATTATGCTTCCACAATGGCAGACGGGTTTGATTTTGCTAATGTTTTGGTTAAAACCCGTGAAGGACGCCCCATAAAAATTGAAAGAAACGATTTAGTAGTGAATGGCGGAAGCGCAAATGCACGCGTATATGCTTCAGTGCTTTCATTATATGATAAAAATAGATTAACAGGTCCAATGCTGGAGGGAGCCGAGGTTACTTGGCCGGAATTTGATACGGCTATCGCTCAAAAAATGAACGAAATGGCTGGAAAGGAAATTGTGTTGCTTACGCAAACTTTTGCTAGTCCCTCTACCTCAAAATTAATTTCTGAATTTACGACTAAATATCCAAACGTACGCCATGTGGTGTATGATGCCGTTTCCTGTTCGGGAGCTTTGGATGCTTTCCAAAATAAGTATGGCACCCGTGCATTGCCCGATTACGATTTCTCAAAAGCAGAAGTAATTGTTTCAGTAGGGGCAGACTTCTTAGGAGATTGGCAGGGTGGAAGCTATAGCAAGGGCTATGCGCAAGGAAGAATTCCCAAAAACGGAAAAATGTCGCGCCACATCCAGTTTGAGGCTAACTTAACGTTAACCGGTGGAAAAGCAGACAAGCGGGTGCCGGCCACACCTTCACAACAAGTAGAAATTTTAAAAGCTCTAACGGGTGGCAGTGCCTCCGGATTACCTGCAAATATTGCTGATGCCGTTGCTAAGGCAAAGGCACAGCTTCAAAAAGCTGGAAGCAAAGCATTGTTGGTGACCAACTTACCAGATGTAGCATCTCAAACCATGGCTTTAAATTTCAATGCCAACAGTGAGGCAATCGATGTGAGCAAGCCATTACTTACTAGACAAGCCAGTAATAGCGAAGTGATGAACGTGGTAAATGGTGTAATTTCCGGGAGCATTAAAGGTTTAATTACCGTTGGCGTAGATCCAGTTTATTCATTACCAAATGCAAAGGAATTTGCAGAAGGGTACCAAAAATTGGAAATGAGCCTTGCGTTTGCCATGAAGCAGGACGCAACTGCCTCCTTGGCAAAAATGGTTGCCGCTACACCCCACTATCTAGAGTCTTGGGGCGACGCACAGATTAAAAAGGGAACCTATAGTCTTACACAGCCTACTATCCGTCCCTTATTTAATACGCGTCAATTTCAAGACAGCATTTTACAGTGGACAGGCAATACAAAAAAATATTATGATTATTTAAAGGAAACATGGACCGCTTCAATTTTAGCTGGTGGTTCTTGGAGCCAAGCACTTCATGACGGCTTTGTGAATAGCGATACTGAAGTGACAATGGAAGAAGTAAATACTACTTCAGAAGGAGCAGGCGTAATGGAAGAAAGTTCTTCAAACGGCGCGCTTTCATTCCTTTCACAAGAAGGGGAGTATGATCTTACTTTATATACATCAATCGGTTTGGGTGATGGCCAACAGGCTAACAACCCTTGGTTGCAGGAGTTGCCAGATCCAATAACAAGAGCATCTTGGGATAACTATCTTACCGTTTCGGCTGCCGATGCTGAAGCCTTAGACCTTGTAAATGAACATGTTTCCAATGGAGCTTTAAATGGTAGCTATGTAAATGTAAAGTTAGGAAATGTAGTTATTGAAAATGTTCCCGTAATCATTCAACCTGGACAGGCCAAAAGGTCTGTTGGCTTGGCATTGGGTTACGGTAAAACTGCTGCAATCCAACAGGAGATGCAAACGGGTGTAAACGCATATCCGTTATATCAGAATTTTTCGAATATTCAGAAAGTATCTATTGAAAAAGCGAGCGGTATGCATGAGTTTGCCTGTGTGCAGTTGCAAAGCACCATGGCCGGCCGCAGCGAGGATATTATTAAGGAAACCACCCTTGAAATTTTCAACACAAAAGATAAATCACATTGGAATTCCATACCTGTTACCGATTATGACCACAGTCCAATTTCAGTACGTGATGAAAAGGCAGATATTTGGAGTCCTTTTGAAGACACTGTAGGCCATCACTTCAATCTTTCTATAGATTTGAACGCTTGTACTGGATGTGGGGCCTGCGTAATTGCTTGTCACGCCGAAAACAACGTTCCGGTAGTAGGAAAAGAAGAAGTGAGAAAATTCCGTGATATGCACTGGTTGCGTATTGACAGATATTACTCTGCAGGAGAAACCTTTAAGGAGGAAATTGAAACCCTTGAAAACCTTCCTGCTTTTGATACCTATAAAGTAGTAGAGGTACCTTCGTATGAAAATCCTCAGGTGGTATTCCAACCTGTAATGTGCCAGCACTGTAACCACGCACCTTGTGAAACTGTGTGTCCGGTTGCTGCAACCTCACACGGACGCCAAGGGCAAAACCAAATGGCATATAACCGCTGTGTAGGAACCCGTTATTGTGCAAACAACTGTCCATACAAGGTCCGTCGCTTTAACTGGTTCTTATATGCCCAAAATGATGAATTTGATTACAACATGAACAATGATCTAGGCAGAATGGTACTTAACCCAGATGTGGTTGTGCGTTCCCGAGGGGTTATGGAAAAATGTTCTATGTGTATTCAAATTACCCAAAAAACAATTCTCGATGCCAAACGCGAAGGAAGACCTATAAAGGATGGTGAGTTCCACACAGCTTGTTCACAAGCTTGTGAAACGGGTGCAATGGTATTCGGCGATGTAAACGATAAAGAATCCGAAGTACTAAAGTTGAAAAATAATGACCGTATGTATCACTTATTGGAAAATGTGGGAACCAAACCAAATGTGTTCTACCATGCCATTGTGAAAAACACCTCGGAAGCATAA
- the nrfD gene encoding NrfD/PsrC family molybdoenzyme membrane anchor subunit: MSSHYEAPIREPLVLGEKSYHDISVDVGAPVLGKANKSWWIVFTIALVAFLWGLGCIIYTISTGIGVWGLNKTIGWAWDITNFVWWVGIGHAGTLISAVLLLFRQKWRMAVNRSAEAMTIFAVVQAGLFPIIHMGRPWLAYWVLPIPNQFGSLWVNFNSPLLWDVFAISTYLSVSLVFWWTGLLPDFAMIRDRTTSPFQKKIYGILSFGWSGRVKDWQRFEEVSLVLAGLATPLVLSVHTIVSFDFATSVVPGWHSTIYPPYFVAGAIFSGFAMVQTLLIVMRKVSNLEAYITIVHIEYMNKVILLTGGIVTTAYIIEYFIAWYSGVPYENYAYLSFGAATGPYWWAFWALIICNLIVPLTLWVKKLRRNIIWTFIVALIINIGMWFERFDIIVIDLSKDRLTSSWTMFQPTFVDIGTFMGTIGFFFVLFLLYARTFPVIAQAEVKTILKSSGESFKRLRAEHGDDYSHVQTVEQYPADAGPSANVEDKEIDSSFNELDEDAENTEVDYQANKGKIDSLLSGIGAFDPATQTQDDLTKISGVGPVMEQKLHQLGIFTFEQVSRMTDREYDLLDEIISEFPGRAKRDDWAGQALTLKNKN, translated from the coding sequence ATGTCGTCACACTACGAAGCACCTATAAGAGAGCCTTTGGTTCTGGGAGAGAAGTCCTATCATGACATCAGTGTAGATGTTGGGGCACCCGTTCTGGGAAAGGCCAATAAATCTTGGTGGATTGTTTTTACCATTGCCCTAGTAGCATTTTTATGGGGATTGGGCTGTATTATCTACACCATCTCAACAGGAATTGGGGTTTGGGGATTGAACAAGACCATAGGCTGGGCTTGGGATATCACAAACTTTGTTTGGTGGGTAGGTATTGGTCACGCCGGAACACTTATCTCTGCGGTACTATTGCTTTTCCGTCAAAAATGGAGAATGGCCGTTAACCGCTCTGCGGAAGCGATGACTATTTTTGCAGTTGTGCAGGCGGGACTGTTTCCAATTATCCACATGGGGCGTCCATGGCTGGCCTATTGGGTACTCCCAATTCCAAACCAGTTTGGGTCTCTTTGGGTAAACTTTAACTCACCACTGCTTTGGGACGTATTTGCAATTTCAACATACCTATCGGTATCATTAGTGTTCTGGTGGACGGGATTGCTTCCAGACTTTGCGATGATCCGCGACCGGACTACCAGCCCATTTCAGAAAAAAATCTACGGTATCCTTAGTTTTGGATGGAGTGGCCGTGTAAAGGATTGGCAGCGTTTTGAAGAAGTTTCCCTTGTTTTGGCAGGTTTGGCAACGCCTTTGGTACTTTCGGTACACACAATTGTATCTTTTGACTTTGCTACCTCGGTAGTTCCTGGATGGCACAGTACCATTTATCCGCCGTATTTCGTTGCGGGAGCAATTTTCTCAGGATTCGCTATGGTGCAGACACTTTTGATTGTAATGCGGAAAGTATCAAACCTTGAAGCTTATATTACAATTGTTCACATAGAATATATGAACAAGGTAATCCTACTTACCGGCGGTATTGTTACCACAGCATACATTATTGAGTATTTTATCGCTTGGTATTCTGGGGTGCCTTATGAAAACTATGCCTATCTTTCTTTCGGTGCTGCAACAGGTCCATATTGGTGGGCATTCTGGGCATTGATTATCTGTAACCTTATAGTGCCGCTTACACTTTGGGTAAAAAAATTGAGAAGAAATATTATATGGACCTTCATCGTAGCTTTAATCATTAACATTGGGATGTGGTTTGAGCGTTTTGATATTATCGTTATCGACTTGAGTAAAGATCGATTGACTTCTTCCTGGACTATGTTTCAACCAACTTTCGTAGATATTGGAACATTTATGGGAACCATAGGCTTTTTCTTTGTGCTTTTCCTTCTGTATGCACGTACATTCCCAGTAATAGCACAGGCTGAAGTAAAAACAATTTTAAAATCTTCAGGAGAATCTTTTAAAAGATTGCGAGCGGAACATGGAGACGATTACAGTCATGTGCAAACGGTAGAGCAATATCCTGCTGATGCAGGCCCATCTGCTAATGTAGAAGATAAAGAGATTGACTCTTCATTTAATGAGCTTGATGAAGATGCAGAAAATACTGAAGTAGACTATCAAGCTAATAAAGGCAAAATAGACAGCTTGCTAAGTGGTATTGGTGCATTTGACCCTGCAACCCAGACGCAAGACGACCTTACAAAGATTAGCGGAGTTGGGCCAGTAATGGAACAAAAACTTCATCAGTTGGGAATCTTTACTTTTGAACAAGTAAGCCGAATGACTGATCGCGAATACGATTTACTGGACGAGATAATTAGTGAATTCCCTGGAAGAGCCAAACGTGATGATTGGGCTGGGCAGGCGCTAACACTAAAAAACAAAAACTAA
- a CDS encoding DUF3341 domain-containing protein: MASKKIHAIYTDDDLLLQAVKQTRAANYHISEVFTPFPVHGLDHAVGLAPTRIAITSFLYGLTGLSVAVLMMNFIMIEDWPQNIGGKPSFTYYQNMPAFIPIMFELTVFFAAHLMVITFYMRSKIWPFKKAENPDVRTTDDHFLMEVDADNHDVEKLTKFLYDTGASEISLIENEQDH; the protein is encoded by the coding sequence ATGGCTTCAAAAAAGATACACGCTATTTATACTGATGACGATCTGTTATTGCAGGCCGTTAAGCAAACTCGGGCTGCAAACTATCACATTTCTGAGGTTTTTACCCCTTTTCCCGTGCACGGTCTTGACCATGCAGTAGGATTGGCTCCAACACGAATTGCAATAACCTCATTTTTATATGGACTAACGGGTTTGAGCGTTGCCGTGCTGATGATGAATTTCATAATGATTGAGGATTGGCCGCAAAATATTGGAGGTAAGCCTAGTTTTACCTACTATCAGAATATGCCTGCCTTTATCCCAATTATGTTTGAGCTAACCGTATTTTTTGCTGCGCATTTAATGGTTATAACGTTTTATATGAGAAGTAAAATTTGGCCATTTAAAAAAGCTGAAAATCCAGACGTGCGTACAACAGATGATCATTTTCTTATGGAAGTTGACGCAGACAATCATGACGTTGAAAAGTTGACCAAATTCTTGTATGATACAGGTGCATCGGAGATTAGTTTAATTGAAAACGAGCAAGACCATTAA
- a CDS encoding c-type cytochrome, which translates to MKTSKTINMKTLINIGIAIIASASLVSCFEKREPNYQYFPNMYEPVGYEAYGAYEIFPDQQEAMIPPDNTVPRGYTTYDYENSTAGLQLAKAESTSPYDVTQENLATGAQLYTIYCAVCHGDKGDGKGILATREKFLGIPSYADPGRTITMGGVYHVETFGLNAMGSYAAQVNEKERWQIAMHVMNLKAALNGEPGILETAQSANDSTSVAEDKNMEAVTASEVEQE; encoded by the coding sequence TTGAAAACGAGCAAGACCATTAATATGAAAACATTAATAAACATAGGAATTGCCATTATTGCTTCTGCAAGTTTGGTATCGTGTTTTGAAAAAAGGGAACCCAATTACCAATATTTTCCTAATATGTATGAGCCAGTGGGCTATGAAGCTTATGGGGCTTATGAAATATTTCCGGACCAGCAAGAAGCTATGATTCCTCCTGATAATACAGTGCCTAGAGGGTATACTACTTATGACTATGAAAATAGTACAGCTGGTTTACAGTTGGCAAAGGCAGAATCAACAAGTCCTTATGATGTTACTCAAGAAAACCTTGCCACAGGAGCACAATTGTATACCATCTATTGTGCAGTATGTCATGGTGATAAAGGAGACGGGAAAGGAATTTTGGCAACCCGTGAAAAATTTCTAGGAATTCCTAGTTATGCAGATCCTGGACGTACCATAACAATGGGAGGTGTTTATCATGTTGAAACTTTCGGTTTAAATGCTATGGGCTCCTACGCAGCCCAGGTAAATGAAAAGGAACGTTGGCAAATAGCAATGCATGTCATGAATCTAAAAGCAGCCCTAAACGGCGAGCCTGGAATTTTAGAAACTGCGCAGTCTGCTAATGATTCAACAAGTGTTGCAGAAGATAAAAATATGGAAGCGGTTACTGCCTCCGAAGTAGAACAAGAGTAA